In Naumovozyma castellii chromosome 1, complete genome, one DNA window encodes the following:
- the NCAS0A02260 gene encoding uncharacterized protein (ancestral locus Anc_4.208) produces the protein MPQKALKVTKKAKDPRRVTKKQKNLRPAAPLQLKSKKKSLQHLKKLNRTASLTETTEKLIASRVGHLELLKGTRKELEKKAKNGAKK, from the coding sequence ATGCCACAAAAGGCTCTTAAAGTGACCAAGAAGGCCAAGGACCCTCGTCGTGTCACCAAAAAGCAAAAGAATTTACGTCCAGCGGCTCCTTTACAATTaaaatccaagaagaagtCATTGCAacatttaaagaagttGAATAGGACAGCATCTTTAACAGAAACCACGGAAAAATTGATTGCCAGTAGGGTCGGTCATTTGGAACTGTTAAAAGGTACTAGAAAGGAACTGGAGAAAAAGGCCAAAAATGGTGCCAAGAAATGA
- the COX18 gene encoding membrane insertase COX18 (ancestral locus Anc_4.209) has protein sequence MIKVANSKPLLNGLIRSTSPFKIISHYGRRNIGTATFLPITDLFITMHETSGIPWIALIPLTTFTLRTFITLPLSIWQRKRIVKQQELRKIVQATTPVVKVRLAAMTVKKGANGANNSQLANMPKVGAQKPDILTPDQIRLVAVKETRKRQKKLFKRYNVPLWKNVMLPLIQIPLWITVSMGVRSLVDRRLLEAGETWARHFDMNGIDLSGPLEPIPMLIPMLLGVFSMLNVEFNGRMMLSKDTDLVGIKTFRDEFSSLAQGTRSIMNISRMGCIFMMGVSSQTSILLALYWMSSQLFSLIQNVILDKLFPYRR, from the coding sequence ATGATAAAGGTGGCAAATTCAAAACCATTATTGAATGGATTAATCAGAAGCACAAGCCCCTTTAAAATAATAAGTCATTATGggagaagaaatattggGACGGCTACATTTCTGCCCATAACCGATCTATTTATTACAATGCATGAAACGTCAGGTATACCCTGGATTGCACTAATACCGTTGACAACATTTACATTAAGAACTTTTATAACATTACCATTAAGTATATGGCaaaggaaaagaatagTGAAACAACAAGAATTGAGGAAAATAGTACAAGCGACAACTCCGGTGGTCAAAGTACGATTAGCGGCAATGACTGTAAAGAAAGGTGCCAATGGCGCAAATAATAGTCAGCTGGCCAATATGCCGAAAGTTGGAGCACAGAAACCAGATATCTTGACACCTGATCAAATCAGATTAGTAGCCGTGAAGGAAACAAGAAAGAgacaaaagaaattattcaaaagataTAATGTTCCTCTATGGAAAAATGTCATGTTACCCTTAATTCAAATACCACTATGGATTACCGTATCTATGGGGGTAAGAAGTCTTGTTGATAGAAGATTATTAGAAGCGGGTGAAACATGGGCTAGGCACTTTGATATGAATGGTATTGACTTAAGTGGACCCCTAGAACCGATTCCAATGCTAATACCCATGTTATTAGGTgtattttcaatgttaaATGTGGAGTTTAATGGTCGTATGATGTTGAGTAAAGATACAGATCTAGTTGGAATCAAGACGTTTCGAGATGAGTTTTCATCGTTAGCCCAGGGTACTAGAAGTATAATGAATATCTCGAGGATGGGATGTATTTTTATGATGGGAGTATCATCTCAAACTTCTATATTGTTAGCCTTGTATTGGATGAGCTCCCAATTATTCTCTCTAATCCAAAATGTCATCttggataaattatttCCGTACAGGAGATAA
- the SPT4 gene encoding transcription elongation factor SPT4 (ancestral locus Anc_4.210), with protein MSSERACMLCGIVQTTNEFSRDGCPNCQGIFEEAGVSTMECTSPSFEGLVGMCKPTKSWVAKWLSVDPYIPGMYAIKVDGRLPAEVVELLPHYKPRDGSQVE; from the coding sequence ATGTCCAGTGAGAGAGCATGCATGCTATGTGGGATAGTACAAACTACAAATGAGTTCAGTAGGGACGGTTGCCCTAACTGTCAAGGtatatttgaagaagcGGGTGTTTCCACCATGGAATGTACATCTCCGTCATTTGAAGGTCTTGTGGGGATGTGTAAGCCTACTAAATCATGGGTGGCCAAATGGCTGAGTGTGGATCCTTATATACCGGGAATGTATGCCATCAAAGTTGATGGAAGATTACCTGCCGAAGTGGTCGAATTATTACCTCATTATAAACCTAGAGATGGTAGTCAAGTCGAATAG